In the Schaalia hyovaginalis genome, GATCAGTTACTGATCAGCGAGCTAGAGCGGATTCATAGGGAGAATTATTCAGTGTATGGGGGTCGTAAAATGTGGCACGCGATCAGACGCGAGGGCTGGGATAGTGGACGTGATCGCATAGCGAGGTTGATGCGTCAAGCCGGGCTTTGCGGTACGAGGGTGGCAGATCACCGATCACGACGAACCCAGCTCATAGCCCGGATATGCGCCCGGATTTAGTGAATCGCCGCTTCAAGGCCAGTAGGCCCCATGAGCTGTGGGTCGCTGATATTACCTATGTGCGAACCCTATCCGGCTTCGTGTACACAGCCTTCGTGACCGACGTCGTCAGCCGTAAGATCGTGGGCTGGGCAACCAGATCAAGTATGAAAACCGAGGCACTACCGCTACAAGCACTAGAGCAGGCCATAGCATGAGCGAAACAAGACCTAGACAGGCTTATTCACCATAGTGATCACGGCTCGCAGTATGTGTCTATCGCTTATAACGAGAAGCTTACTGATTACGGGATCAAGCCTTCTACCGGCACGGTTGGCGATAGCTACGACAACGCGCTAGCCGAAACAGTTAATGGGCTGTACAAGAGCGAGCTGATCTATAGTCAATCATGGGCGTCACTCATGGATGTCGAATTCGCCACCCTGAACCGGGCGCACTGGTACAACACACAACGCCTACACAAGGCAATCGACTACCACACACCAACAGAAATAAAGCAAATCTATTACGCTAAACGAACTACCAACACACCAGAGCCAATAGCAACAACATAAGAAACGGAACAAAACCCAGAACGCTTCTGTACTGAACCCCAATTCTTGGACAGTGTGATTCTATCCGATGGTGGTTAGTGCGTGTTGCCGGTATTCGTTTGGGGTCATCCCTCCGAGCCGTTCTTGCATACGCTCAGTGTTGTACCACTGTATGTACTCGTCAATCGCTGCGCGTAGCTCGCTGATGGAAGCGAATGAGTCATTGTTGAACATTTCTTCTTTCAAGTGAGAAAAGAAGTTCTCCATCACGGAGTTATCGTAACAATTGCCCTTACGGCTCATGGATTGAACGCACTGATGCTCAACTAGCTGACTGATCCATGACTGGTGCTGATAGTGATAACCCTGATCAGTAT is a window encoding:
- a CDS encoding DDE-type integrase/transposase/recombinase translates to MRPDLVNRRFKASRPHELWVADITYVRTLSGFVYTAFVTDVVSRKIVGWATRSSMKTEALPLQALEQAIA
- a CDS encoding IS3 family transposase; this encodes MYGGRKMWHAIRREGWDSGRDRIARLMRQAGLCGTRVADHRSRRTQLIARICARI
- a CDS encoding integrase core domain-containing protein, whose product is MSIAYNEKLTDYGIKPSTGTVGDSYDNALAETVNGLYKSELIYSQSWASLMDVEFATLNRAHWYNTQRLHKAIDYHTPTEIKQIYYAKRTTNTPEPIATT